The Buttiauxella selenatireducens genome has a window encoding:
- the ldtE gene encoding L,D-transpeptidase LdtE, translating to MKRAFSQITLVLISALAASQSAWAVDYLLPPPGSRIIGENQTYIVPNDGKNLEAVAAKYNTGVLLLIEANNTVDPWLPKPGSELTIPSQMILPDAPRVGIVINLAELRLYYYPPGQNRVEVYPLGIGQLGRETPVMVTRVSQRIPNPTWTPTANIRARSAAQGITLPAMVPAGPNNPLGRYALRLEQGGGEYLIHGTNARNSIGLRVSSGCMRMRAPDIKAVFSQVSVGTRVQIINEPVKFTTEPDGRRYVEVHQPLSRNDWENPQTVPIAISASFGSFIDNPLSDKAQVDSAIVRRAGYPVLVNAPQGVPSQPVNITPIQGVRTTTGSGSMLSGQSSVVMN from the coding sequence ATGAAACGCGCGTTCTCTCAAATAACATTAGTTTTGATAAGTGCTCTGGCTGCTAGCCAGTCAGCATGGGCTGTTGACTATTTATTGCCTCCACCGGGTAGCCGAATAATAGGTGAAAATCAAACCTACATAGTTCCGAATGACGGTAAAAACCTTGAGGCAGTCGCCGCGAAATATAATACCGGTGTGTTACTGCTGATTGAGGCAAACAATACCGTTGATCCCTGGTTACCAAAACCTGGCAGCGAATTAACGATACCGTCGCAAATGATCCTACCGGATGCACCACGCGTGGGTATTGTTATCAATCTTGCTGAGTTGAGGTTGTATTATTATCCGCCAGGGCAGAATCGTGTTGAAGTTTATCCGCTGGGTATTGGGCAGCTTGGGAGAGAAACACCAGTGATGGTGACTCGAGTCAGCCAGAGGATCCCTAATCCAACCTGGACGCCAACGGCAAATATCCGCGCACGTTCAGCAGCGCAAGGCATAACGCTGCCTGCGATGGTGCCAGCAGGGCCAAATAACCCTCTTGGACGCTACGCACTGCGTCTTGAGCAGGGTGGTGGTGAATACCTGATTCACGGTACCAATGCGCGTAATAGCATTGGCTTGCGTGTGAGCTCGGGATGTATGCGTATGCGTGCACCCGATATCAAGGCCGTGTTTAGCCAGGTTTCCGTGGGGACTCGCGTACAGATAATTAATGAACCCGTAAAATTCACCACAGAGCCGGATGGAAGGCGCTATGTTGAAGTGCATCAGCCGCTATCGCGCAATGATTGGGAAAATCCACAAACCGTCCCGATTGCAATTTCCGCGTCCTTTGGCTCATTTATCGATAACCCATTGAGCGACAAAGCGCAGGTGGATAGTGCCATCGTAAGGCGTGCGGGTTATCCGGTACTGGTTAATGCGCCACAAGGTGTCCCATCACAACCGGTGAATATTACCCCGATACAGGGCGTCAGGACGACCACAGGCAGTGGGAGCATGTTAAGTGGGCAAAGTAGTGTGGTGATGAATTAG
- the sufE gene encoding cysteine desulfuration protein SufE has product MANLPDKEKLLKNFSRCSNWEDKYLYIIELGGRLPEFPDSERIAENTIQGCQSQVWIVMHQQPDGVMTLEGDSDAAIVKGLIAIVFILYQQMTAQDIVVFDVRPWFEKLELAQHLTPSRSQGLEAMIRAIRTKAANLS; this is encoded by the coding sequence ATGGCTAATTTGCCAGACAAAGAAAAGTTGCTGAAAAATTTCAGTCGGTGCAGCAACTGGGAAGACAAGTATCTCTACATCATAGAACTCGGCGGACGGCTTCCGGAGTTCCCTGACAGTGAGCGCATAGCTGAAAATACCATTCAGGGCTGCCAGAGTCAGGTGTGGATTGTGATGCACCAACAGCCTGATGGTGTCATGACGCTTGAGGGTGACAGTGACGCAGCCATCGTCAAAGGGCTGATTGCAATCGTGTTTATTCTCTACCAACAGATGACTGCGCAGGATATTGTCGTGTTTGATGTCCGCCCCTGGTTTGAGAAACTTGAGCTGGCTCAGCATCTTACACCGTCTCGCTCCCAAGGGCTTGAAGCAATGATCCGCGCAATCCGCACCAAAGCCGCCAATCTTAGCTAA
- the sufS gene encoding cysteine desulfurase SufS, which produces MSFSIERVRADFPILSREVNGQPLVYLDSAASAQKPQAVIDAELDFYSHGYAAVHRGIHTLSAEATQLMENVRNQVSRFINARTPEEIVFVRGTTEGINLVANSWGRANIHAGDNIIISTMEHHANIVPWQILCEHTGATLRVIPLNQDGTLQLDVFPTLIDEHTKLLAITQVSNVLGTENPVQEMIAIAHQAGVKVLVDGAQAIMHHAIDVQAMDCDFYLFSGHKIYGPTGIGVLYAREEILQNMPPWEGGGSMIASVSLTAGTTYAAAPWRFEAGTPNTAGIIGLGAALRYVESLNLSEVSEYEQSLMRYAQQALKTVPDLTIYGPDQRLGVIAFNLGKHHAYDVGSFLDNYGVAVRTGHHCAMPLMAFYKVPAMCRASFAMYNTEEEVDRLVVGLQRIHRLLG; this is translated from the coding sequence ATGAGTTTTTCCATCGAACGGGTGCGGGCTGATTTTCCAATTTTGAGCCGCGAAGTGAACGGGCAGCCGCTGGTCTATTTAGACAGTGCCGCCAGCGCGCAAAAGCCGCAGGCGGTTATCGACGCGGAGCTGGATTTTTACAGCCATGGTTACGCAGCGGTGCATCGCGGCATTCATACCCTGAGCGCGGAAGCAACACAGCTAATGGAGAATGTGCGCAACCAGGTTTCACGCTTTATTAATGCGCGGACGCCGGAAGAAATTGTTTTTGTTCGCGGTACGACCGAAGGCATTAACCTGGTCGCCAATAGTTGGGGGCGCGCCAATATTCATGCTGGAGATAACATTATTATTTCCACTATGGAGCACCACGCCAATATCGTGCCATGGCAAATTCTCTGCGAGCATACGGGCGCAACATTACGTGTGATCCCGCTTAATCAGGACGGTACGCTGCAGTTGGACGTGTTCCCGACGCTGATTGACGAACATACCAAACTGCTGGCGATAACCCAGGTTTCGAACGTGTTGGGCACTGAAAACCCAGTACAGGAGATGATCGCGATTGCCCATCAGGCTGGGGTGAAAGTGCTGGTGGATGGCGCACAGGCCATCATGCATCACGCCATCGACGTGCAGGCGATGGATTGTGATTTCTATCTGTTCTCCGGCCACAAAATTTATGGCCCAACGGGTATCGGTGTGCTGTATGCACGCGAGGAAATCCTGCAAAACATGCCACCGTGGGAAGGAGGCGGATCGATGATTGCGAGTGTCAGTCTGACCGCTGGCACCACTTACGCAGCCGCACCGTGGCGTTTTGAAGCGGGTACGCCCAATACCGCGGGCATTATCGGTCTGGGTGCCGCCTTGCGCTATGTCGAGAGCCTTAATTTGTCCGAAGTGAGCGAGTATGAGCAATCGCTTATGCGGTATGCACAGCAGGCGTTAAAAACGGTTCCAGACCTGACGATTTATGGCCCAGACCAACGCCTCGGTGTAATCGCGTTTAATCTGGGCAAACACCACGCCTACGACGTGGGGAGTTTCCTCGATAACTATGGCGTTGCGGTTCGCACCGGACACCATTGCGCGATGCCATTAATGGCGTTTTACAAGGTTCCGGCGATGTGCCGCGCTTCGTTCGCCATGTATAACACTGAAGAAGAGGTGGATCGCCTGGTGGTAGGTTTGCAGCGCATCCATCGTCTGCTGGGCTAA
- the sufD gene encoding Fe-S cluster assembly protein SufD, with amino-acid sequence MAGLPNSSNGNALQQWHHLFETQGSMRSKEAQEHMQQMLRLGLPTRKHENWKYTPLEGLLNNQFVLPASEALSEIQRNALALPLDAWRLVFVDGRFSRELSDDLTNSGFDITIDTQRASLPAAVQGEVFLHLTESLAETVTHIRVSRNDSPAKALLLMHVSRGSAQDEMNTAHYRHHLSLGEGARATVIEHFVSLDEHAHFTGARFTADVAANSQLHHYKLAFENAQSYHFAHNDVVIGQDATVESNSFLLGAAVLRHNTSSQLNGENTQLRINSLALPINNEVCDTRTWLEHNKGYCNSRQLHKTIVRDKGRAVFNGMINVAQHAIKTDGQMTNNNLLLGRLAEVDTKPQLEIYADDVKCSHGATIGRIDDEQMFYLRSRGIKEQAAMQMIIYAFAAELTENIRDEALKQQVLARIGQRFAGGEA; translated from the coding sequence ATGGCTGGCTTACCGAACAGCAGTAACGGCAACGCTCTGCAACAGTGGCACCACCTGTTTGAAACACAGGGCTCAATGCGCAGCAAAGAAGCCCAGGAACATATGCAGCAAATGCTGCGCCTGGGGCTGCCAACACGCAAACATGAGAACTGGAAATACACACCGCTTGAAGGGTTGCTCAATAACCAGTTTGTGTTGCCTGCATCGGAAGCGTTAAGCGAAATTCAACGTAACGCACTGGCATTACCGTTGGACGCGTGGCGTCTGGTCTTTGTGGATGGGCGATTTAGCCGCGAGTTGAGCGACGATCTGACCAACAGCGGGTTTGATATCACCATTGATACCCAGCGAGCGTCGTTGCCTGCTGCGGTGCAGGGCGAGGTGTTCTTGCACCTTACCGAAAGCCTGGCTGAAACGGTGACGCACATTCGCGTTTCCCGCAATGACAGCCCCGCTAAAGCTCTGCTGCTCATGCATGTTAGCCGTGGCAGCGCGCAGGATGAGATGAATACCGCGCACTATCGCCATCACTTATCGCTTGGCGAAGGGGCCCGTGCGACAGTTATTGAACATTTCGTCAGCCTTGATGAGCACGCGCATTTTACCGGGGCGCGTTTCACCGCGGATGTGGCGGCAAATAGCCAATTGCATCACTACAAACTGGCGTTTGAAAACGCGCAAAGTTATCACTTCGCTCATAACGATGTGGTCATCGGCCAGGATGCCACGGTTGAGAGCAATAGCTTTCTGCTTGGGGCGGCGGTGTTGCGCCACAACACCAGTTCGCAACTTAACGGTGAAAACACTCAACTTCGTATCAACAGCCTGGCGCTGCCGATAAATAACGAAGTGTGCGATACCCGCACCTGGCTTGAGCACAACAAGGGTTACTGCAACAGCCGCCAGTTGCATAAAACTATCGTCCGCGACAAAGGGCGCGCGGTGTTTAACGGCATGATCAACGTGGCGCAGCATGCGATTAAAACTGACGGGCAGATGACCAACAACAACTTGTTGCTCGGGCGTCTGGCGGAAGTGGACACCAAGCCGCAACTGGAAATTTATGCCGATGATGTGAAATGCAGCCACGGAGCCACCATTGGCCGCATCGATGACGAACAGATGTTCTACCTGCGTTCGCGCGGGATTAAAGAGCAGGCTGCAATGCAGATGATCATTTATGCCTTTGCCGCAGAGCTAACGGAAAATATTCGCGACGAAGCATTGAAACAGCAAGTGCTGGCGAGGATCGGCCAGCGCTTTGCAGGGGGAGAAGCATGA
- the sufC gene encoding Fe-S cluster assembly ATPase SufC, translating to MLSIKDLQVSVEDKEILRGLSLEIKPGEVHAIMGPNGSGKSTLSATLAGREDYEVTGGQVHFKGKDLLELSPEDRAGEGIFMAFQYPVEIPGVSNQFFLQTALNAVRKYRGLDDLDRFDFQDLMEEKIKLLKMPEDLLSRSVNVGFSGGEKKRNDILQMAVLEPELCILDESDSGLDIDALKIVAEGVNSLRDGHRAFVIVTHYQRILDYIKPDFVHVLYQGRIVKSGDFSLVKQLEEQGYGWLTEQQ from the coding sequence ATGCTGAGCATTAAAGATTTACAGGTAAGCGTTGAGGACAAAGAGATCCTGCGCGGTTTGAGTCTGGAGATAAAACCTGGCGAAGTGCACGCGATTATGGGGCCGAACGGCTCAGGGAAAAGTACGCTTTCTGCAACGCTTGCCGGGCGTGAAGATTACGAAGTCACCGGCGGCCAGGTGCATTTTAAAGGCAAAGACTTGCTGGAGTTATCGCCGGAAGACCGCGCGGGTGAAGGCATTTTCATGGCATTCCAGTATCCAGTGGAAATTCCAGGCGTGAGTAATCAGTTCTTTTTGCAGACCGCGCTGAATGCGGTGCGCAAATACCGTGGGCTGGACGATCTCGACCGTTTCGATTTTCAGGACTTGATGGAAGAAAAAATCAAATTGCTGAAAATGCCGGAAGACTTACTGAGCCGCTCGGTGAACGTAGGCTTCTCCGGTGGTGAGAAAAAGCGTAACGATATTCTACAAATGGCGGTTCTCGAACCTGAACTTTGCATTCTGGATGAATCAGATTCGGGGCTGGATATTGATGCGCTGAAAATTGTTGCTGAAGGGGTGAATTCACTGCGCGATGGTCACCGAGCTTTTGTCATCGTTACGCACTATCAGCGTATTCTCGACTACATCAAACCTGATTTTGTCCATGTGCTTTATCAGGGCAGGATCGTGAAATCAGGAGATTTCAGTCTGGTGAAACAACTGGAGGAGCAGGGTTATGGCTGGCTTACCGAACAGCAGTAA
- the sufB gene encoding Fe-S cluster assembly protein SufB codes for MSRNTETTEEVKTWAGGHQYKEGFFTQLKTDELEHGINEDVVRAISARRNEPEWMLEFRLSAYRAWLEMEEPHWLKAHYEKLNYQDYSYYSAPSCGSCDDNCESQPGAVQQPGGNAYLTGEVEEAFNQLGVPVREGSNVAVDAIFDSVSVATTYREKLSEQGIIFCSFGEAIHEFPELVQKYLGTVVPSNDNFFAALNAAVASDGTFIYVPKGVRCPMELSTYFRINAEKTGQFERTILVADEGSYVSYIEGCSAPVRDSYQLHAAVVEVIIHKDAEVKYSTVQNWFPGDGNTGGILNFVTKRALCEGANSKMSWTQSETGSAITWKYPSVILRGDNSIGEFFSVALTAGNQQADTGTKMIHIGKNTKSTIISKGISAGHSQNSYRGLVKIMPTATNARNFTQCDSMLIGPDSGAHTFPYVECRNNTAQLEHEATTSRIGEDQLFYCLQRGIAQDDAISMIVNGFCKDVFSELPLEFAVEAQKLLAISLEHSVG; via the coding sequence ATGTCACGTAACACTGAAACGACTGAAGAAGTGAAAACCTGGGCGGGCGGCCATCAGTACAAAGAAGGTTTTTTCACCCAGCTTAAAACTGACGAACTGGAACACGGCATCAACGAAGATGTGGTGCGGGCGATTTCTGCGCGTCGTAATGAGCCTGAATGGATGCTGGAATTTCGCCTGAGCGCTTATCGTGCCTGGCTTGAGATGGAAGAACCTCACTGGCTGAAAGCGCATTACGAAAAACTTAACTATCAGGATTACAGCTATTACTCAGCCCCTTCGTGCGGCAGCTGTGACGATAATTGTGAATCCCAGCCCGGTGCGGTTCAACAGCCGGGAGGCAACGCTTATTTGACCGGCGAAGTGGAAGAGGCGTTTAACCAGCTCGGTGTGCCGGTGCGCGAAGGTTCAAATGTGGCCGTGGATGCCATTTTTGACTCGGTTTCGGTCGCGACGACTTATCGTGAAAAACTCTCTGAACAGGGGATTATTTTCTGCTCTTTCGGTGAGGCGATTCATGAGTTTCCTGAACTGGTGCAAAAATATCTCGGTACCGTGGTTCCCAGTAACGATAACTTTTTTGCCGCGCTGAATGCGGCGGTAGCATCTGATGGCACCTTTATTTATGTACCAAAAGGCGTGCGTTGCCCGATGGAGCTTTCGACCTATTTCCGGATTAACGCCGAAAAAACCGGTCAGTTCGAACGCACCATTTTAGTGGCGGACGAAGGCAGCTATGTCAGCTACATCGAAGGGTGCTCCGCGCCGGTGCGCGACAGCTATCAGCTGCACGCCGCGGTCGTGGAAGTCATCATTCATAAAGACGCTGAAGTGAAATATTCCACAGTGCAAAACTGGTTCCCTGGGGACGGCAATACTGGCGGGATCCTTAACTTCGTGACCAAGCGTGCGTTGTGTGAAGGGGCAAACAGCAAAATGTCCTGGACGCAGTCCGAAACTGGCTCGGCTATTACCTGGAAATACCCCAGTGTGATATTGCGCGGTGATAACTCTATCGGCGAGTTTTTCTCCGTCGCGCTGACCGCCGGGAACCAGCAGGCCGATACCGGCACCAAGATGATCCACATCGGCAAAAACACCAAATCGACGATTATCTCGAAAGGTATCTCCGCCGGACACAGCCAGAACAGTTATCGCGGGCTGGTGAAAATCATGCCAACCGCGACCAACGCCCGTAACTTTACCCAGTGCGATTCAATGCTCATCGGGCCAGACAGCGGAGCGCATACCTTCCCGTATGTCGAATGCCGCAACAACACCGCCCAGCTTGAACATGAAGCGACAACCTCGCGTATCGGGGAAGACCAGTTGTTCTACTGCCTGCAACGCGGAATAGCGCAGGATGATGCGATTTCAATGATCGTCAATGGATTCTGCAAAGATGTGTTCTCGGAATTACCGCTCGAGTTTGCGGTGGAAGCACAAAAATTATTAGCGATTAGCCTTGAACACAGCGTCGGATAA
- the sufA gene encoding Fe-S cluster assembly scaffold SufA, whose translation MDVQTGSFDPSEFAWKGLTLTPDAAAHIRKLASQQPGFLGVRLGIKQTGCAGFGYVLDTVKEPKADDLLFEEGGAKLWVPLSAMPFIDGTEVDYVREGLNEIFKFNNPKAQHECGCGESFGV comes from the coding sequence ATGGATGTGCAAACCGGTAGCTTCGATCCCAGTGAATTTGCCTGGAAGGGGCTGACGTTAACCCCTGATGCTGCGGCACATATTCGCAAACTGGCAAGCCAGCAGCCCGGCTTTCTCGGCGTACGTCTGGGCATTAAACAGACAGGTTGCGCGGGGTTCGGCTACGTGCTGGATACCGTAAAAGAGCCTAAAGCCGACGACCTCCTTTTTGAAGAGGGCGGCGCGAAACTATGGGTTCCGCTTTCTGCGATGCCGTTTATCGACGGGACGGAAGTCGATTATGTGCGCGAAGGATTAAATGAAATATTTAAATTTAACAACCCGAAAGCCCAGCACGAATGCGGTTGTGGTGAAAGCTTTGGGGTGTAG
- a CDS encoding GlcG/HbpS family heme-binding protein, which yields MKNSILFAAALFSSAAAMPAFASNVLTEKNLSLEFADKLAQSAIQACSAKNYNVAVTVVDRAGVVKTIKRMDNAGPHTVEASRMKAYTALTTKNATGDVMKSAQENAGAQNMRDIPGFLLLGGGVPVKVDNQTIGAIGIGGAPGGHLDQQCAVDALEANKSLLNAS from the coding sequence ATGAAAAATTCCATCCTGTTCGCCGCTGCCCTGTTCAGCAGCGCAGCCGCAATGCCCGCTTTTGCCAGCAACGTTCTGACTGAAAAGAACCTCTCACTCGAGTTTGCCGATAAACTCGCCCAAAGCGCAATTCAGGCCTGTAGTGCCAAAAATTATAACGTCGCGGTGACGGTGGTGGATCGCGCCGGCGTGGTTAAAACAATTAAACGTATGGATAACGCAGGCCCGCATACCGTTGAAGCCAGCCGTATGAAAGCGTATACCGCGCTGACAACCAAAAATGCCACTGGTGATGTAATGAAGAGTGCGCAGGAGAACGCCGGTGCACAGAATATGCGTGATATCCCAGGTTTCTTGCTGTTGGGTGGAGGCGTGCCGGTGAAAGTCGATAACCAGACCATCGGTGCCATTGGTATCGGCGGTGCACCGGGTGGCCATCTGGACCAACAATGTGCGGTTGACGCCCTTGAAGCCAATAAATCACTGCTCAACGCTTCCTGA
- a CDS encoding response regulator transcription factor, with amino-acid sequence MVQRIYLIDDDEAIRFSLTALLATMGWETQSYDSVQSFQESESNLMTLNGCLLLDIRMPGKSGITLLENWQQMGSTLPVIMMTGHGSIDLCRRAFKNGAFEFLTKPVDADLLIETVGAALEQQKLSQQQRASKADLQTKLATLSAREQEVMALIMQGKSNKEMARDLSLSPRTVEAHRASLFARLEINSLAKLIKIYGGLTGK; translated from the coding sequence ATTGTGCAACGCATCTATCTTATTGATGACGATGAAGCGATACGCTTTTCGTTAACGGCACTGCTCGCGACGATGGGTTGGGAAACGCAAAGCTATGATAGCGTGCAGAGTTTTCAGGAGTCTGAATCTAATCTTATGACTCTCAACGGCTGCTTGCTGTTGGATATTCGGATGCCCGGTAAGTCGGGTATTACACTCCTGGAAAACTGGCAGCAAATGGGGAGTACGCTGCCGGTTATCATGATGACAGGCCATGGCAGCATTGACCTTTGCCGTCGCGCGTTTAAAAACGGAGCATTCGAGTTTCTGACCAAACCCGTTGATGCCGACCTTCTGATTGAAACGGTGGGGGCGGCGCTCGAACAACAGAAACTGAGTCAGCAACAGCGTGCAAGTAAGGCCGATTTGCAGACAAAACTGGCAACGCTTTCTGCCCGTGAACAAGAAGTGATGGCGCTGATCATGCAGGGGAAATCGAACAAAGAGATGGCGAGAGACCTTTCGTTATCTCCACGAACCGTAGAAGCCCATCGTGCCAGCCTGTTTGCGCGGCTTGAGATTAATTCGCTGGCGAAACTGATAAAAATCTACGGTGGTTTGACGGGTAAGTAA
- a CDS encoding sensor histidine kinase — protein sequence MVKALVWLMLTALSGGGVVIYALYQQYEEQSAEFRILYRDITVKLSQNDVILALLSNSSDPAVVQKKFPYILRWQTKPHEPPRPDINPARAGTYWINSPQGSLLIDLPTLLADFVRSQKFRHLSLSWQGTPLLTQGAEGKGDWWRWEKEVASPSQPLNLLVTNNPDWRSLPWFMLALLGIFWAVVIYFYNQYQATKRQRHIADLRAHFSELARLNTMGEIAAGMVHELNQPLTAVLSYSQTAQRLIKQQQAEKAEPLLDAAVMQTKRISSLLLAFREKLHSDEQTLQPVDLRQIWTRVVMLLGNEIERGNVSVINKIPESLPSLMASPLGIEQIFHNLLNNAIQAQQQTDKAWVTVSASQTESHIILTVTDGGPGLSEQALQQVFMPFFTTKKEGLGLGMALTETLVQRYNGSIQADNSATGGACFTLIFPLIQSEA from the coding sequence ATGGTAAAGGCGCTGGTTTGGCTGATGCTCACGGCGTTATCCGGCGGCGGTGTGGTTATCTATGCGCTCTATCAGCAATACGAGGAACAAAGTGCTGAGTTCCGTATTTTGTACCGCGATATTACGGTCAAGCTTTCGCAAAACGATGTCATTCTGGCGCTGCTTTCTAACAGCAGCGACCCCGCTGTGGTGCAGAAAAAATTCCCCTATATTCTGCGCTGGCAAACCAAACCCCATGAACCGCCACGCCCGGATATAAACCCCGCCCGTGCCGGAACGTACTGGATAAATTCCCCGCAAGGTTCGTTGCTGATTGATTTACCCACATTGTTGGCTGATTTCGTTCGTTCACAAAAATTTCGGCACCTTAGCCTGAGCTGGCAGGGAACACCGCTTCTCACGCAGGGGGCTGAAGGGAAGGGGGACTGGTGGCGCTGGGAGAAAGAGGTGGCAAGTCCTTCTCAGCCGCTGAATCTGTTAGTGACAAATAACCCGGACTGGCGAAGCTTGCCCTGGTTTATGTTGGCACTGCTGGGGATTTTCTGGGCGGTGGTCATCTATTTTTATAATCAGTACCAGGCGACAAAACGCCAGCGCCATATCGCCGATTTACGAGCCCATTTTTCAGAGCTGGCGCGGTTAAATACGATGGGGGAAATTGCCGCAGGAATGGTTCATGAACTGAATCAACCGCTCACCGCTGTTCTCAGTTACTCGCAAACCGCGCAACGTCTGATTAAACAGCAGCAAGCGGAAAAGGCGGAGCCGTTGCTGGATGCGGCAGTGATGCAAACCAAGCGCATTAGCAGTTTGCTGCTGGCATTTCGCGAAAAACTGCACAGTGATGAACAGACGTTGCAACCGGTGGATTTACGTCAGATCTGGACGAGAGTAGTGATGTTGCTGGGCAATGAAATTGAGCGTGGCAACGTCAGCGTTATCAATAAAATTCCTGAGTCGTTGCCTTCGCTGATGGCATCCCCATTGGGTATTGAGCAGATATTCCATAATCTGCTCAATAACGCCATTCAGGCTCAGCAGCAAACGGATAAAGCCTGGGTCACCGTCAGCGCCAGCCAAACCGAGAGCCATATCATTTTGACTGTCACCGACGGCGGACCAGGGCTGAGCGAACAGGCATTACAGCAGGTGTTTATGCCTTTCTTCACCACCAAAAAAGAGGGGCTTGGCCTGGGTATGGCGCTGACCGAGACGCTGGTGCAGCGGTATAACGGCAGCATTCAGGCCGATAATAGCGCGACCGGAGGGGCGTGTTTTACCCTGATATTTCCCCTTATTCAATCGGAGGCATGA